From Solibaculum mannosilyticum:
TACTAAGGAAATGGGAATTGAGCAGATCAAACAGCGATAATATAATTGCAGAACAAGCCACATTTGGATGATTCCAATGTGGCCTTTCTGCTGTTTAAAAGAAATTTATAAAACCAAAGGATGTGAGCTTTTTGATAAAGCAAATGATTGGAGGACTGTTAGCAGTCGGTTTATGCCTTTCAATGGCATCCTGCTCCTCTTCGCCAGGGGATGGTTCCTCCTCTTCGGAGAACAGCCTGCTATCCTCTCAAGCAGCATCGTCGATGGCATCGATCCCCGAATCCTCATTGCCCGAGGATTCCAGTATCTCTCTGTCATCGGTTCCTGAGCTGTCGGAGGCGCCTGTTTCAGAAACGGATGATACTACAGATGTATCAGATAGTTCTACCGATGAACCTTCTGGTCAACGTGAGACTGTCCGAGTCACCATCCCGGAAGGCTTCTCCCTGGCCCAGATCGGCGAACGCCTGGAGGAAAACGGCGTATGTACCAAAGCCGATTTGCTGGAGACTGCCAATTCCTATGATTTTAGCTATTATCCACTGGTAGCCGCTATCCCCGACGATGCAAATCGCTGCTTTAAACTGGAGGGGTATCTTTTCCCCAACACTTATGACTTTTATGTGGATATGAAGCCGCAGGACGCCCTAGGCAAAATGCTCCGCGGGATGGAAAGCGCCATTACGGATGAAG
This genomic window contains:
- the mltG gene encoding endolytic transglycosylase MltG, producing MIKQMIGGLLAVGLCLSMASCSSSPGDGSSSSENSLLSSQAASSMASIPESSLPEDSSISLSSVPELSEAPVSETDDTTDVSDSSTDEPSGQRETVRVTIPEGFSLAQIGERLEENGVCTKADLLETANSYDFSYYPLVAAIPDDANRCFKLEGYLFPNTYDFYVDMKPQDALGKMLRGMESAITDEDQARAEELGYSMDQIIILASVIEREAGNKDEVKNVSSVFHNRLKAGQKLQADATITYVENYLKPNISGDINRYNSFYNTYKCSALPSGPIANPGRRAINAALYPADTNYYYFVNDANANYYYAETFEEHQANIEKAGL